One Candidatus Binataceae bacterium genomic window carries:
- a CDS encoding Dam family site-specific DNA-(adenine-N6)-methyltransferase, whose amino-acid sequence MNLSIAEATPKSLCPPLKWAGGKRWLVPTIFELWDKCGRPRLVEPLCGGLAIVLGLRPSRAILSDINPHNINFYKWLKRGLRISLPMENRAERYYAHRERFNHLIESKQAESAEAAALFYYLNRTGYNGLCRFNSTGRFNVPFGKYRRILYREDFSAYRRAFARWTFCCRDFEAIELLDGDFVYADPPYDVQFTRYSQQDFRWDEQVRLARWLMKHRGPVVISNQATERVVELYEALGFQTRILKAPRRISCTGDRTPADEVLAVRNMRI is encoded by the coding sequence GTGAACCTGTCCATCGCGGAAGCCACGCCCAAGTCGTTGTGTCCACCGCTCAAATGGGCGGGTGGCAAGCGATGGCTGGTCCCGACAATTTTTGAGCTCTGGGATAAATGCGGCCGGCCGCGTCTGGTAGAGCCGCTCTGCGGCGGCCTGGCTATCGTACTGGGCCTGAGGCCTTCGCGAGCCATCCTCAGCGACATCAATCCGCACAACATCAATTTTTACAAGTGGCTCAAACGGGGGCTGAGAATCTCACTCCCCATGGAGAACCGCGCCGAGCGCTATTACGCGCATCGCGAGCGATTCAACCACTTGATCGAATCGAAGCAGGCGGAGTCCGCCGAAGCGGCAGCACTTTTCTATTATCTGAATCGAACCGGCTACAATGGGCTGTGCCGCTTCAACTCGACTGGACGCTTCAACGTGCCCTTCGGAAAATATCGGCGCATCTTATATCGAGAAGATTTTTCCGCCTATCGACGCGCATTTGCCAGGTGGACTTTCTGCTGTCGCGATTTTGAAGCGATCGAGCTCCTCGATGGTGATTTCGTCTACGCCGATCCTCCCTACGATGTCCAATTCACGCGGTACTCCCAACAGGACTTTCGTTGGGACGAGCAGGTGCGGCTCGCGCGCTGGCTGATGAAGCATCGTGGGCCCGTGGTGATTTCGAATCAGGCGACCGAACGGGTGGTAGAGCTGTACGAGGCGCTGGGGTTCCAAACCCGGATTCTTAAAGCGCCGCGGCGTATCAGCTGCACTGGGGATCGGACTCCCGCAGATGAAGTACTCGCGGTTAGGAATATGCGTATTTAA
- a CDS encoding carboxymuconolactone decarboxylase family protein: MGRLRQVNLVEASPEIKELYKQFFGDRDPVKEPGTATGTPGDYWTTFALVPDILFQARTTLGSMMAPGRKLPAPLRELAILRTGIVGDSRFEYSQHLKVARMVGVAEEKLQAIKGWVVSDKFTLVERAVMQATDELVGRNLVEDETFAELKQHLSDEQILELFYVIGLWRMHGMIVRALHLEYDNATTARMKEIPAPPPTK; this comes from the coding sequence ATGGGACGCTTGCGGCAAGTCAATCTGGTGGAGGCATCTCCGGAGATCAAAGAGCTTTACAAACAGTTCTTCGGCGATCGCGATCCGGTCAAGGAACCTGGTACCGCCACTGGTACTCCGGGCGATTATTGGACCACCTTTGCGCTGGTGCCGGATATCTTGTTCCAGGCACGCACTACCCTTGGCTCTATGATGGCGCCGGGGCGCAAGCTGCCCGCGCCGCTGCGGGAGCTCGCGATTCTGCGCACCGGAATCGTCGGTGACTCGCGGTTCGAGTACTCGCAGCATCTCAAGGTGGCTCGGATGGTCGGAGTTGCTGAAGAAAAGTTGCAGGCAATCAAAGGCTGGGTTGTGAGCGACAAGTTCACCTTAGTCGAGCGCGCCGTTATGCAGGCAACCGACGAGCTCGTCGGTCGCAATCTGGTTGAAGATGAGACCTTCGCGGAGTTGAAGCAACATCTTTCGGATGAGCAGATCCTGGAGCTGTTCTATGTGATTGGCCTGTGGCGGATGCACGGGATGATCGTGCGCGCCCTTCATCTCGAGTACGATAACGCTACGACGGCGCGAATGAAGGAGATTCCCGCGCCGCCGCCCACGAAGTGA